The nucleotide sequence CATTTGCTTGTTAAAATTGTCTTTTTTGACATCTTTATCGTTAAATTTTTCAAGCATATGTTCACATATGCTTGAAAAATTTATCAATAAATCTACTCAAAAAATTTCAATTTTTCTAAGCAAAGCTAATTATGCAAGAAGTCTATTTTTAAATGTTTGGAGATATAACATATATGCACAAACAAGTTCAAGAATTCCTCTTAAGTTTTGAGAGGTTGCAAAAAAGGGCAATATCATCGATAATGGATCTCTTTATTTAGGATCTAGTTAGGAGAAAAGATGTCGTTTTCCAGGCTCTTTGTTATTTTTGCCTTAATTTTGTTTATAGTCATTGGCGTAGCAGCATGGGTAAAGAAGCAAGGAAAAAGTAGTGATACACCTGATAAAACGGTGAGCAAATCTGTTCCTGGATCTTCAGTTGAAATAGAGCTTAATCAAGCAGCTAAATCTAAAGAATCTTCTTCAATTAAGAAAATAGATCAAAAAAACTCTTTAAAAAAAGAGCCTGTCCTCATCGTTTTTTCAAAAAACCCCTTGTCAGAAGTTGATCGAGTTCAAGAGCTTTTTGATGTAGACCAAAATAAGCTCGATGCTTTTGTTGAGACTGTTACCTACAAAGCAAGGGTCTCTTGGATGCAGGGAAGATCCGCATGGCTTGGTGATTATGCAACGCATTATGCTACCTCAAAACATTTCATTGCTCGCAGTTTAAACCGAAAAGTAGATTACTTGACTCAAAAAGTTGCAGAGGGTGATCGATTTAATGTTCTTAGAAAAGAGGTGGAATTTTTTCTTTTAGTGGATATCTCTTGTTCTAAGATGTTTTTTTATGCGCTAGATAAACAAGAAAATAAGAGAGTATTGCTAAAAACTTATGATGTAGGTCTTGGTAGATTGGATTCAAATAGTCCATCTGGTTGTCTTACGCCCTTGGGCAAATATTCTCTTGGAAGTAAAGTTGTCACTTATAAGCCAGGTTCAATGGGCTTATTTCATCATGAAACTACTGAGATGATTCGTGTTTTTGGTACAAGGTGGATTCCCTTTGATAAAGAGCTTGAGGGAACAACTGCCCCTGCAAGGGGCTATGGGATTCATGGAGCCCCTTGGACTAATGTCAATGTAGATGGAAAAAAGGGTGAGCTTTTAGAAAATATAGAATGTATTTCAAAATATGAAAGTGATGGCTGTATTCGTCTTGCTACAAAAGACATAGAAGAGCTTTATGCCATCGTCATTACAAAGCCAACAACAGTGCAAATTGTAAAGAACTTTAATGATGTGCGTCTACCAGGTGTGGAAGATGTAACAAAAGCAGAATCTGCAACAAAATAGGGACTCATGGATCTTTTACCTCACGAAAAACAGATGCAAGAATATGAGAAAACGATCCAACAATTTAAAGAACATCATAAGAAAGATAGTTCTCTTTTTTCCACTGAAGATATACAGGTATTAGAAGGCAAGCTAGAGGATTTACGTAAAAAAGTTTATTCCGAGCTTACTCCATGGGAAAGAGTTACTATTTGTAGACATCCACTTCGTCCTCACGCAATTGATTATATTAATCATATTTGTGAAGATTTTGTCGAAATGTTTGGGGATAGGTATTTTGCGGATGATCATGCAATTATGGGAGGTCTTGCTAAAATTGGTGGCATTAAATGTGTGGTTATTGGGCAAGAAAAAGGTAATGACACAGAGTCTCGAATGTATCGTAATTTTGGAATGCCTCATCCAGAGGGCTTTAGAAAGGCTCTTCGCTTAATGAAGATAGCAGAAAAGTTTAAGTTGCCTGTTGTAACTTTTGTGGACACTGCAGGAGCATTTCCTGGGCTTGCTGCAGAAGAGCGTGGACAGGCTTGGGCAATTGCAGAGAATCTTAAGGAAATGGCAAGGCTCAATACGCCCATTATTGTTGTTGTGATAGGAGAGGCTTCTTCTGGAGGTGCTCTTGCAATAGCAGTTGGTGATTCAATAGGTATGTTAGAGCATTCTTATTACTCTGTAATATCCCCAGAGGGTTGTGCATCGATTCTTTGGAAAGATGCAAGTAAAATGGAGCTTGCGGCAGCTACTTTAAAACTTAATGCTGAAAATGTTTTGGAGCTTGATATTATTGATAATATCATTAAAGAGCCTCCAGGAGGTGCACATTATGATCCTCCTTTTGTTTACAGTCAGGTGAAAAGTTATATTGTCGATCAGTGGAATATACTCAAGGGTATGCCACCAAAAATGTTGGTGGAACGCAGGTACCTTAAATTTCGTAAAATGGGTAAGTTTTTAGTTGTATAATTTTTTTGTACGGCGTCTTTATATATACATAATTTTTAAGGCACAATAATAGATGAGATTACTTTTAAAGACAGCATTTCAGAATCGTAAGCACTATTTGCTTATGTGTTTTACCCTTATTTCCATGTTTGCTATGACAATTGGCTCTTCAATGGAATTTATGACACTTGGTCTTCTTACGTCTGGTTCGACTGTTTTTTCTGCTCAAAATGGAGATGTACCTTCTCAAGATAAAAAAGAAGCCGTTCAAGAAAATCCTTCAAAAGAGCTTGATAAGAGTAAAGAAGATGTATTTAAAAAAATAATTCTGGATTTGGATAAGAAATTTCACGTTTCTAGCAATGCAAAACTCATGATTGTCATTGTTGTATTGGTTGCAATATTTAAAGCCGCTGCAATTTTTGGTATTAAATATTTTACGCAGCTTATATCGATACGAGTTAGTAGAGATTTAAGACAGCGCTATTTTGAGTACATTCAGACGCTTCCTATGAGCTTTTATCAAAAGCATAACTTAGGAAGTTTATCTTCTAGAGTCGTAGGAGATGCATCTGTTGTTGCAGGCTCCATTAACTCAGCCCTCATTAATTACTTGCAAACGCCTTTTCTTATGATATCCAATACACTTTTGTGTATTTATATCTCTTTTGAATTATTTTTAGTGGTTTTTGTGGGAATACCGCTAGTTGTATTGCCAATTGTTTATTTGACAGGGCGTGTCAAAAGAGTGTCCAGGCGTATTCAAAAGAACCAAGAGACTTTTACATCTGTATTGATAGACTTTCTTGCGGGTATACAGACAGTAAAGATCTTTGCGATGGAACTTTTTTCTATCAGAAAATACAAAGAACAAAACGATCAAATGGCTTATTTGGAAGAGAAAAATGCTAAATATAACAGCATTGCAAGGCCCATTTTACATACATTAGGAGGCCTGTTTTTAGCTTTAGTTCTCTTTTATGGCTTATATATTCTTCAAATGCAAGTATCAAGCCTAATTGTATTTTGTGGATTATTGTATCAGTTCTATGAGCCTATCAAGAAGTTTGGAGAAGAAAATTCTCAGATTCAAAGAGGCGTGATTGCTGCAGAAAGAATGTACGAGGTACTCGATTTAAAACCAGAGATTGAGGACAAGCCAGGAGCAATTGAGTTTGATGGAAATTTGGAGAGCATTGAGTTTGATGATGTTTGGTTTCGTTACGAGGATGAGTGGGTATTAAAGGGCGTAAGTTTTTTTATAAAAAAAGGCGAAAGCTTTGCAATCGTTGGCCCTACGGGTTCTGGAAAATCTACGATCGTGCAGCTCATTCCTAGGTTGTATGAGGTAGAAAAGGGTGTTATTCGTCTCAATGGCAAGCCAATTGATGCCTATACACAAAAATCTTTGCGGGAAAATATGGCTTTTGTATCTCAGAAGCCCTTTCTTTTTATCGATACTGTTCAGGGTAATATTTCCTTTGGTAAGTCGTTTAGTGAAGAAGAAGTACGCATCGCTGCAAAAAGAGCTTATGCAGATGAGTTTATTGAGAATCTTCCTAATCAATACCAAATGGTGCTTGCAGAGTCTGGAAAAAATTTGTCGGGTGGTCAGCAGCAGCGTCTAGCTATTGCAAGGGCTCTTGTTAAAAAGTCTCCTATCTTAATTATGGATGAAGCTACATCAGCACTTGATGCGATTAGTGAAAATCGTATTAAAATAGCTATTAAGGAGATGAAAGGGCATGTTACACAAATATTAATTGCTCACAGATTTTCAACAATAGAAGACTCGGACAAAATTTTATACTTGGACAAGGGAATTAAGATTGCTGAGGGCCCCAAAGATGAATTACTAAAGACATGCCCTGGCTTTAAGGCGATGTGGGACATGATGAACTCTACTGCCAGAAAGCAAGCTCTCGAGGATGTTGTTTATACACAAATCAATTCTTGAACTTATTTGTGTATAAATAATAACAGGGTGGGCAGGATCAGCCGAAACGGCTGGCAGGGTAGTCTTTGGCTAAAAGAGTAATTGTTTTTTGAAAAAGGCTTTCTTACTTTATCCTAATAGTTGATTCTTGGAGGATTATGGTTGTATTTGTTAGAGAATATAATAACTTTATTCATGATTTTGGATTTGAAAGTCTTGCTTCTTTAGAGAAGACCATAACTTCTTTGCACGATCGGGTGACAATACAAGGAAAAGCTATCCAACCTGATGATCATTTAGCATTGAAAGCAGAATCAGGGCTTTTATTACAAGGACGCATCAGTCATACAAGTGCCAAATTTAAAAGGCTCCAAACTGTTTTTACAAAGGCATCAAAGGAAACTATTCAAAAAGTCTTGCAAGATATTGCACCCTTTATTGCTAGTTTAAAGATAGATTTGACAGAATTTGCAGAACTTTTTTCTTTGGATAAGTTAGAAGAGAACTGGAAGCAGCTTTACAAGATAACTAATAATGAAATTTCATTAGATGAAACAATTCAAGCACTTGCAGAAGTACGCTTTAGCAAGTTAAACGTAAAAGATACGTTTCAGCTAAAGTGTAGAAGAGTTTATGTACAAGTAAGAAATTTTATTGAAAATATTGTATTTACGATTGAAAGCGCATTTTTTCCAGATCAAAGAACTCCTCCAGAAAATGCATTTGAGGCAAGTTTCTTGGTTCAATTACTTCTTGGCCTACTTTTAGTGCCTCTTGCTATAGGAGGATTTTTAGCTCCCATTATTCCTGTATTTTGGCAGCTTTGTACGATGACTGCTGGCATAACTATTGTGCTTATTTTGCTTCTAATCCTTTGGTACAATTGTTTGAGACCATGTCCCAATCAATTAGGTTATGATATCCGTAACTTTACAGATGAGGCTTACCAAGGTTTATTACCACTAGCAGATGGAAGAGAGGAAGAGCTTGGAGAGCTTATTTCAATACTTTCTACAAGTAGTGAAAATAATTTGCATCCCATGCTTCTTGGTGATTCTGGTTGTGGTAAAACAACACTTCTTCATCAGCTAGCGTATCGAATTGTATCTGGAAATGTTCCAAATGAGCTTAAAAATAAAAAAATTTTCTATATCAATGCCATGCTGTTAAGCAAGACTTCCAGTTATGATACACCTTTCCAACTTCTAGAACGTATTATAAATCGTGTAAAAGGGTATGAGAAAGAGGTGATTTTTGCATTTGACGAAGCTCATAACTTAAATAAGCTTGTTGAAGCTTTAAAAACTAGGCTGGAACCTGGCCCAAGAGCCATCCATTTTATTGGTCTTACAACATTAAAAGAGTATGGTAGCAAAGATAATAAAGATACATTAAAAGGAAATGATGCCTTTGCAGGAAGATTAAGAGAAATAGTTGTATCTCCTTTATCAGATGATGAGATAAAAAGAGTTCACTTGCAAATGGTTGAGCGCGTAGCTTCAAATGTGCATTTTAGTAAAAAAGCAATTCGAAAAATTATCGAAATTACTGACAGAGATAAAACATTGCAGCGTGTCCAGCCAGCAAGATCAAAGCCAAAAATTGAAGAAGCTATTAGCCTATTTAGACAGACCTTTCACTCTGATTCTGCAGAACTTAAAAATAAGAAAGTTCTTTTAGCAAAGATGAATAGTGATTTTCATTGTGCATCAGCTTTAAGTCCAGAAACTGAAGCGGGAAGAGAGGCAATAATTATAAGAAGAGCCTTGAAACAGGAGATAGAAAAGCTTTCTGAAAAAGAAACTCACTTGAGAAGAGAATTAGAAGGCCTACAAGAAGTAATGTTGTATAAGAAGAATTTAAAAAGAGAGTTTTGGGATATTGCAGCTAAAATTGAAGAGGCTCCGCCAAGTCAAAAAGATGTTTTAAAGAAGCTATTTCTTTTACATAAGCAAATGGCAATTCATTTAAAACACACCATACAAGAACTTAGAAGGAAACTATCTCTAGTTGCTGGTAAGCCAGTAACAGGAAAAATTGATGAACAATTTATCGAAGAGCATTTAGGTATAGAGTATCGCTGAGGGACCTTTGAATGAAATGGTGTTCTCTTGAGTGGATATAGAGCCTGTTTGAAATAAAATGTTTTGAGCTTTTGCTGTAATGGAACATGGCTTTTCTTGAAAACAGCAAAATAGGTGGACAGAGTTGCCGTAGTGCCAAAACAGAGAATATTCACTTTGTATAGGATCAAGATGGAATTCATGAAGAAGATACTGCTTTCTTAAGGCTATGAGTGTTTGGTATATAGTAAAGAGGTCATGATTAATTTCCCAGGAGAGCTTGGATTTTAAAAAAGCTTGAATATCGGGGGCATATGTTCCTTGCATCTGAAACTCTTTTTTTCTTCCCTCATAAATTTGTTGAAAAAGATCTTTATTTTGACAGTCCACAAAGTATTGAAAGGGATTTTTTTCTCCATATTCTTCTCCCATGAAGATAAGGGGAAGAAAAGGTCCCAAGATAACAAAAAAGGCTACAACTTTTTGTACTTCAAGAGGTACTTTTAGCCGATCTCCTAGCGCGCGATTTCCAATTTGATCATGATTTTGGCTAAAAGCTATAAGATTGTTATGAGGAATATCTTTGAAGGAATTGCCATGATGGCGCCTGCGAAAAGAAGAGTATTTATCTCCATAAACAACACCTTCTTGTAAGATGGTTTTGAGATCTTTAATCCCTTGGAAATCTTGATAGTAACCTTGTTGCTCTGAAGTTAGTGTAACATGAAGAGCATGATGAAAGTCATCATTCCAAAGAGCATCGAGCTTGTGTTGTAAAAGGAGTCTGTTATCATTTAAATCACTCTCGCCAATTAAGTAGGCGTCATCTCCAACAGATTCTCTTAGTTGATCGAGTAATCTGTGAGCACTGTTATCATAGATTCCGTGCAGGGCATCTAAGCGGAGTGCATCCACATGAAATTCATGCACCCAGTAGAGCGCATTTTGGATGATTAAATGCTTTACCTCATCAGAATAAGGACCATCAAAGTTGACAGCTTCTCCCCAAGGCGTTTGATAACGATTTGTAAGGTAGGGGCCAAATTCATTTAAAAAGAAGCCTTCTGGACCAAAATGATTGTAGACGATGTCGAGGCAAAAAGCTATTCCCACTTCATGGCAGCAATTGATGAGATTTTTCAGCTCTGAAGGTGTTCCATAGTGGTGGTGAGGGGCAAATAAGCTTACAGAATCATAACCCCAGCCCCATTTTCCTGAAAATTCTGTAATGGGCATTACTTCCAGACATGTAATACCAAGTTCTTTAAGGTAGTTAAGTTTTGAAATGGTTTCTGTAAAAGTTCCCTTCTTCGTAAAAGTACCTACATGACATTCATAGAAAATTAGATCATTTTTTTTCGGCTTTTTCCATTTTTCATCATTCCATTTGAAAGAAGAAGGGTTTAGGATACAAGACATTCCAAAAGGTCCGTCTGGAAGGTATCTTGAAACAGGGTCTGCACGCTCTATATTATTTTGAAAGATATAAGAATAATAATCGTTTTCATAAACATTATCTAAACAGTAGTGAAAATATCCTTTTTCATCTTTTTCCATCATATAGATATTTTTATTATGTTTTAACCTTAAAGTAGGCTGAAGAGGTGCCCATACCTTAAATAAAGCGTTGTTGTCTGTGTGTAGAGTGGCTCCAAGATCCAGTTTCATGGTTTTACCTCAACATTAGTTAGAATAGCAACAGGCAGGCTATTAAATATTTTTCCAAGAGGTATACTTTGTTGTGAAAAGGAAATGTTTGTAAAAAGGTCATGTAATGCAAGTTCTTCGGGAATTTCAAGGGTGTTTTTACCCCAACAGACGTCTCCTAATGGTTTTATTGAATCTTTAAGAAGAGCATTGTAATAGCGTGCTACAACAAAAATAGCTACCTCCTTATCAAATTTTCGCATGAAAGCAACTACATGCTCTCCAAGCTCGCCTTGAACTTTGATGGGAATATAATCTCCTTCTAAAAAAAGTCTTTTGTGATCTCTTCGAAAATTTAGAGCCAGAGCAGTAAGTTGCTGTTTTAGACGACCATCTAGAATAAGCTCAAAAAGCTTTTCCATGGACTCTTGTGTAAGCACACAACTTGCCTCATCTAAAACTGGGCGGTTATCAGGGTCTTGTGCAGAATAAGTGAGCCATTCATTTCCTTGATAAATGTCAACAATACCACATGAACCCATTTTTAAAATGATACCGCTGATAGATCCATATGAGCCTAAGAGAGCAAGTTTTTTTTCAAAATTCAAGAATGAGGGTAAAAATTTTTTTCCCTCATGAAAAATAGCCTCTACAAATCGTTTTACAGCTTCTTCATACTCTGGGTTTGGAATACGCCATGAAGTATAGACGCCCGATTCTCGGATAGCTTTTAGGATGCAATTCCAAAAACGCTCTTGAAATCCCTTCTCTTCTTCATTTGGCCACATGCCAAGCAGTTGTTGATAGATGTAATATTCAGTGTTACGCTCTGGATAAGATAGGCCTTGAATTTCTGTTTTAAAGTTACAATTGACTTCTTTCCACAGTGTGAGAATATCTTGCCACTCTTGTGGGATCTCACTCAATACATTAAGGCGCATACGCATATCATAGCTTCTTTTTGTATCATGTGTCGATGTCGTAAGAAACCCAAGCCATTTTGCAAGCTGATCTTTATTATATTGATGAAATTCTGTTTTAGAAAAACCAAAATTGAGAGGGCTTCCACCAACCTCATTGACAGATAGAAGAGCATTATAGATGTAGCATACAGAATCTTCAAGACCTTTGGCCATGACCGTACTTGTGATCTGTTGAAAGCGTAGTACAAAATCGATGGAGTCTTTTTGTTTGTCTTGTAAAAAGATATCCTTAATATATTGATAGATGGAAAGATCAATTTCAGGAGTTTTATTTTTTGCAAGTTCAATTGCCTCTTGTATGAATTTGCTATCACGATGACTTATGGGCTCTTCTTTTCGAATATAGGTTCTGTAGACCGGAAAACAGGCAATGATTTCTTTGACTGCAAGTGTAAGCTCGATCTTTGTAAAGTCTCTAAAATATTTATTTTTTTCAGCAAGATCGCTTAAAAGTTTGCCAAGAAATCTAATTTCAGAAGACATATTCCTATGAACAAATACTTTTTTTCTTTCATAGAGTAATGTTTTAAAATCTATTGTATTTCCAATGAAGGACTCATAGATGGAGCGAATGCTAGCCTCATTTTTATTTTGAATAAATATACCATTCAAGATATTGAGGAAGTCATAGCCAACTGTTCCATTGACATTCCAGTCTTCTGGAAGAGATTCATCACAATCTAAAATCTTTTCAACGATAACAAGAGTCGGGTTTTTTTCTTTAATTCGATTAAAATACTCTGTTGGATCATAAAGACCATCTGGATGATCGATGCGCAAGCCTTGCACTTTTTTTGCAGTAAGTAAATCAAAGACCCATTTGTGATGCTCGTTTAAGACCTTTTCATTTTCAATATGGATGGCAACAAGCTCGTTGATATCAAAAAAACGGCGATAGTTGATCTCTTGCCCTGCAACTTTCCAATAAGCTAGGCGGAAACATTG is from Chlamydiales bacterium and encodes:
- a CDS encoding L,D-transpeptidase; this translates as MSFSRLFVIFALILFIVIGVAAWVKKQGKSSDTPDKTVSKSVPGSSVEIELNQAAKSKESSSIKKIDQKNSLKKEPVLIVFSKNPLSEVDRVQELFDVDQNKLDAFVETVTYKARVSWMQGRSAWLGDYATHYATSKHFIARSLNRKVDYLTQKVAEGDRFNVLRKEVEFFLLVDISCSKMFFYALDKQENKRVLLKTYDVGLGRLDSNSPSGCLTPLGKYSLGSKVVTYKPGSMGLFHHETTEMIRVFGTRWIPFDKELEGTTAPARGYGIHGAPWTNVNVDGKKGELLENIECISKYESDGCIRLATKDIEELYAIVITKPTTVQIVKNFNDVRLPGVEDVTKAESATK
- a CDS encoding AAA family ATPase, which encodes MVVFVREYNNFIHDFGFESLASLEKTITSLHDRVTIQGKAIQPDDHLALKAESGLLLQGRISHTSAKFKRLQTVFTKASKETIQKVLQDIAPFIASLKIDLTEFAELFSLDKLEENWKQLYKITNNEISLDETIQALAEVRFSKLNVKDTFQLKCRRVYVQVRNFIENIVFTIESAFFPDQRTPPENAFEASFLVQLLLGLLLVPLAIGGFLAPIIPVFWQLCTMTAGITIVLILLLILWYNCLRPCPNQLGYDIRNFTDEAYQGLLPLADGREEELGELISILSTSSENNLHPMLLGDSGCGKTTLLHQLAYRIVSGNVPNELKNKKIFYINAMLLSKTSSYDTPFQLLERIINRVKGYEKEVIFAFDEAHNLNKLVEALKTRLEPGPRAIHFIGLTTLKEYGSKDNKDTLKGNDAFAGRLREIVVSPLSDDEIKRVHLQMVERVASNVHFSKKAIRKIIEITDRDKTLQRVQPARSKPKIEEAISLFRQTFHSDSAELKNKKVLLAKMNSDFHCASALSPETEAGREAIIIRRALKQEIEKLSEKETHLRRELEGLQEVMLYKKNLKREFWDIAAKIEEAPPSQKDVLKKLFLLHKQMAIHLKHTIQELRRKLSLVAGKPVTGKIDEQFIEEHLGIEYR
- a CDS encoding acetyl-CoA carboxylase carboxyltransferase subunit alpha, yielding MDLLPHEKQMQEYEKTIQQFKEHHKKDSSLFSTEDIQVLEGKLEDLRKKVYSELTPWERVTICRHPLRPHAIDYINHICEDFVEMFGDRYFADDHAIMGGLAKIGGIKCVVIGQEKGNDTESRMYRNFGMPHPEGFRKALRLMKIAEKFKLPVVTFVDTAGAFPGLAAEERGQAWAIAENLKEMARLNTPIIVVVIGEASSGGALAIAVGDSIGMLEHSYYSVISPEGCASILWKDASKMELAAATLKLNAENVLELDIIDNIIKEPPGGAHYDPPFVYSQVKSYIVDQWNILKGMPPKMLVERRYLKFRKMGKFLVV
- the treY gene encoding malto-oligosyltrehalose synthase, yielding MIKCSLEDIPSSVYRLQLSEYFPIKKAILLIPYLEALGIEGLYCSPIFLSCSSHGYDVLDPNRLNPLLGTMDEFDLLCSSLKEKKMKLILDIVPNHMSIKKAENKWWYDVLRYGRESSFASYFDINWDIEKKGLENKLLLPILEASYGYLLENQQIQLIFDQDFWIAYRDYKLPLSSRSLSLIREHGKETEDLLKLFNGTIGDSSSFELLHQLLEIQCFRLAYWKVAGQEINYRRFFDINELVAIHIENEKVLNEHHKWVFDLLTAKKVQGLRIDHPDGLYDPTEYFNRIKEKNPTLVIVEKILDCDESLPEDWNVNGTVGYDFLNILNGIFIQNKNEASIRSIYESFIGNTIDFKTLLYERKKVFVHRNMSSEIRFLGKLLSDLAEKNKYFRDFTKIELTLAVKEIIACFPVYRTYIRKEEPISHRDSKFIQEAIELAKNKTPEIDLSIYQYIKDIFLQDKQKDSIDFVLRFQQITSTVMAKGLEDSVCYIYNALLSVNEVGGSPLNFGFSKTEFHQYNKDQLAKWLGFLTTSTHDTKRSYDMRMRLNVLSEIPQEWQDILTLWKEVNCNFKTEIQGLSYPERNTEYYIYQQLLGMWPNEEEKGFQERFWNCILKAIRESGVYTSWRIPNPEYEEAVKRFVEAIFHEGKKFLPSFLNFEKKLALLGSYGSISGIILKMGSCGIVDIYQGNEWLTYSAQDPDNRPVLDEASCVLTQESMEKLFELILDGRLKQQLTALALNFRRDHKRLFLEGDYIPIKVQGELGEHVVAFMRKFDKEVAIFVVARYYNALLKDSIKPLGDVCWGKNTLEIPEELALHDLFTNISFSQQSIPLGKIFNSLPVAILTNVEVKP
- a CDS encoding ABC transporter ATP-binding protein — protein: MRLLLKTAFQNRKHYLLMCFTLISMFAMTIGSSMEFMTLGLLTSGSTVFSAQNGDVPSQDKKEAVQENPSKELDKSKEDVFKKIILDLDKKFHVSSNAKLMIVIVVLVAIFKAAAIFGIKYFTQLISIRVSRDLRQRYFEYIQTLPMSFYQKHNLGSLSSRVVGDASVVAGSINSALINYLQTPFLMISNTLLCIYISFELFLVVFVGIPLVVLPIVYLTGRVKRVSRRIQKNQETFTSVLIDFLAGIQTVKIFAMELFSIRKYKEQNDQMAYLEEKNAKYNSIARPILHTLGGLFLALVLFYGLYILQMQVSSLIVFCGLLYQFYEPIKKFGEENSQIQRGVIAAERMYEVLDLKPEIEDKPGAIEFDGNLESIEFDDVWFRYEDEWVLKGVSFFIKKGESFAIVGPTGSGKSTIVQLIPRLYEVEKGVIRLNGKPIDAYTQKSLRENMAFVSQKPFLFIDTVQGNISFGKSFSEEEVRIAAKRAYADEFIENLPNQYQMVLAESGKNLSGGQQQRLAIARALVKKSPILIMDEATSALDAISENRIKIAIKEMKGHVTQILIAHRFSTIEDSDKILYLDKGIKIAEGPKDELLKTCPGFKAMWDMMNSTARKQALEDVVYTQINS
- the treZ gene encoding malto-oligosyltrehalose trehalohydrolase, with amino-acid sequence MKLDLGATLHTDNNALFKVWAPLQPTLRLKHNKNIYMMEKDEKGYFHYCLDNVYENDYYSYIFQNNIERADPVSRYLPDGPFGMSCILNPSSFKWNDEKWKKPKKNDLIFYECHVGTFTKKGTFTETISKLNYLKELGITCLEVMPITEFSGKWGWGYDSVSLFAPHHHYGTPSELKNLINCCHEVGIAFCLDIVYNHFGPEGFFLNEFGPYLTNRYQTPWGEAVNFDGPYSDEVKHLIIQNALYWVHEFHVDALRLDALHGIYDNSAHRLLDQLRESVGDDAYLIGESDLNDNRLLLQHKLDALWNDDFHHALHVTLTSEQQGYYQDFQGIKDLKTILQEGVVYGDKYSSFRRRHHGNSFKDIPHNNLIAFSQNHDQIGNRALGDRLKVPLEVQKVVAFFVILGPFLPLIFMGEEYGEKNPFQYFVDCQNKDLFQQIYEGRKKEFQMQGTYAPDIQAFLKSKLSWEINHDLFTIYQTLIALRKQYLLHEFHLDPIQSEYSLFWHYGNSVHLFCCFQEKPCSITAKAQNILFQTGSISTQENTISFKGPSAILYT